One window of the Burkholderia ubonensis subsp. mesacidophila genome contains the following:
- a CDS encoding LysR family transcriptional regulator has product MRPDLNLLIALDALLEEGSVAGAARRMNLSPPAMSRTLARIRETIGDPVFVQAGRRMVPTPRALELRGIVRETVERASQLLAASAEVDLRKLDRQFNVRAHDIFVGMHSSRLLDEMARGMPRAMIRFMPEEDDVDDDALRSGRIDLFISASRRLGPEIRVQPLFTTTFVGLARSAHPVFEDDITPERITRWPHIGVSRRGKSSGPIDAALAERGLERRVQLVLPTPYAAVFALLESDLILPLPEHLARSAVQAGLGVRIFELPIPLETVLITQAWHPRFQGDPAHQWLRRVVRGLCAGPSALQPAHT; this is encoded by the coding sequence ATGCGACCCGACCTGAACCTGCTGATCGCGCTCGACGCGCTGCTCGAGGAGGGCAGCGTCGCCGGTGCCGCGCGCCGCATGAACCTCAGCCCGCCCGCGATGAGCCGCACGCTCGCGCGCATTCGCGAAACGATCGGCGATCCGGTCTTCGTGCAGGCCGGACGCAGGATGGTGCCGACGCCGCGTGCGCTCGAACTGCGCGGCATCGTACGCGAGACGGTCGAGCGCGCATCGCAGCTGCTCGCGGCGAGCGCCGAAGTCGATCTGCGCAAGCTCGACAGGCAGTTCAATGTGCGCGCACACGACATCTTCGTCGGCATGCACAGCAGCCGGCTGCTCGACGAAATGGCGCGCGGGATGCCGCGCGCGATGATCCGCTTCATGCCCGAGGAAGACGACGTCGACGACGACGCGCTGCGCAGCGGCCGCATCGACCTGTTCATCAGCGCATCGCGCCGCCTCGGACCCGAGATTCGCGTCCAGCCGCTCTTCACGACGACGTTCGTCGGGCTCGCGCGCAGCGCGCATCCGGTGTTCGAAGACGACATCACGCCCGAGCGCATCACGCGCTGGCCGCATATCGGCGTATCACGGCGCGGCAAGTCGTCCGGGCCGATCGACGCCGCGCTCGCCGAGCGCGGGCTCGAACGGCGCGTGCAGCTCGTCCTGCCGACGCCGTACGCGGCCGTGTTCGCGCTGCTGGAATCGGACCTGATCCTGCCGCTGCCCGAGCATCTCGCGCGCAGCGCGGTACAGGCGGGGCTCGGCGTGCGCATATTCGAGCTGCCGATCCCGCTCGAGACCGTGCTGATCACGCAGGCGTGGCATCCACGCTTCCAGGGCGATCCCGCGCATCAATGGCTGCGCCGCGTCGTGCGCGGACTGTGTGCCGGCCCGTCGGCACTGCAGCCGGCGCACACATGA
- the hpnH gene encoding adenosyl-hopene transferase HpnH, whose translation MSIPLLQQVRVGAYIMRQHLSGNKRYPLALMLEPLFRCNLACNGCGKIDYPDPILNQRLSVEECLQAVDECGAPIVSIAGGEPLLHKEMPEIVKGIMKRKKFVYLCTNALLMEKKMDDYEPNPYFVWSVHLDGDKDMHDHSVSQEGVYDKAVAAIKEAKRRGFRVNINCTLFNDAIPERVAKFFDTLGPIGVDGITVSPGYAYERAPDQQHFLNRDKTKNLFREILKRGEGGKRWSFSQSSLFLDFLAGNQTYKCTPWGNPARTVFGWQKPCYLVGEGYVKTFKELMEDTNWDNYGVGNYEKCADCMVHCGFEATAVMDTIAHPLKAFAVSRKGIKTEGAFAPDIPIDKQRPAEYVFSRHVEIKLEEIQRAGKGKLQKPAKPAAAA comes from the coding sequence TTGTCTATTCCGCTGCTCCAGCAAGTCCGCGTCGGCGCATACATCATGCGCCAACACCTGTCCGGCAACAAACGCTATCCGCTCGCGCTGATGCTCGAGCCGCTGTTCCGCTGCAACCTCGCCTGTAACGGCTGCGGCAAGATCGACTATCCGGACCCGATCCTGAACCAGCGCCTGTCCGTCGAGGAATGCCTGCAGGCCGTCGACGAGTGCGGCGCGCCCATCGTGTCGATCGCCGGCGGCGAGCCGCTGCTCCACAAGGAGATGCCGGAGATCGTCAAGGGCATCATGAAGCGCAAGAAGTTCGTGTACCTGTGCACGAACGCGCTCCTGATGGAAAAGAAGATGGACGACTACGAGCCGAATCCGTACTTCGTCTGGTCGGTCCACCTCGACGGCGACAAGGACATGCACGATCATTCCGTGTCGCAGGAAGGCGTGTACGACAAGGCGGTCGCGGCCATCAAGGAAGCGAAGCGCCGCGGCTTCCGCGTGAACATCAACTGCACGCTGTTCAACGATGCGATCCCCGAGCGCGTTGCGAAGTTCTTCGACACGCTGGGGCCGATCGGCGTCGACGGCATCACCGTGTCGCCGGGCTATGCGTACGAGCGCGCGCCGGACCAGCAGCACTTCCTGAACCGCGACAAGACGAAGAACCTGTTCCGCGAAATCCTGAAGCGCGGCGAAGGCGGCAAGCGCTGGTCGTTCAGCCAGTCGTCGCTGTTCCTCGACTTCCTGGCCGGCAACCAGACCTACAAGTGCACGCCGTGGGGCAACCCGGCGCGTACCGTGTTCGGCTGGCAGAAGCCGTGCTATCTGGTCGGCGAAGGTTACGTGAAGACCTTCAAGGAGCTGATGGAAGACACGAACTGGGACAACTACGGCGTCGGCAACTACGAGAAGTGCGCGGACTGCATGGTCCACTGCGGCTTCGAGGCGACCGCCGTGATGGACACGATCGCGCATCCGCTGAAGGCGTTCGCCGTGAGCCGGAAGGGCATCAAGACCGAAGGCGCGTTCGCGCCGGACATTCCGATCGACAAGCAGCGTCCGGCCGAGTACGTGTTCTCGCGCCACGTCGAGATCAAGCTCGAGGAAATCCAGCGCGCCGGCAAGGGCAAGCTGCAGAAGCCGGCGAAGCCGGCCGCGGCGGCTTAA
- the ispH gene encoding 4-hydroxy-3-methylbut-2-enyl diphosphate reductase, translating to MRVILAQPRGFCAGVVRAIEIVDRALQQHGAPVYVRHEIVHNRHVVENLRNKGARFVEELDEVPHGAVAIFSAHGVAQTVEHDAQARGLDVLDATCPLVTKVHVQGRQYVAAGRRLILIGHAGHPEVEGTIGQIPGEVTLVQSEAEVDTLTLPVDTPVAYVTQTTLSVDDTRGIIEALQRRFTDIVGPDTRDICYATQNRQAAVRELSAQVDVLLVVGATNSSNSNRLREIGTESGVPSYLVADGSEVKAEWFANAQTVGLTAGASAPEEMVEDVIGALRALGPVEVTTMAGREEKVEFKLPAKLTQAVAREV from the coding sequence ATGCGAGTCATCCTTGCCCAGCCCCGCGGCTTTTGTGCGGGGGTTGTCCGTGCGATCGAGATCGTCGATCGCGCGCTGCAACAGCACGGCGCGCCGGTTTATGTGCGTCATGAAATCGTCCATAACCGGCACGTTGTAGAAAATCTGCGTAATAAAGGGGCGCGATTCGTTGAGGAACTCGACGAGGTGCCCCACGGCGCTGTCGCGATCTTCAGCGCGCACGGTGTCGCCCAGACGGTCGAGCACGACGCGCAAGCGCGCGGGCTCGACGTGCTCGACGCGACCTGTCCGCTCGTCACGAAAGTGCACGTGCAGGGCCGCCAGTACGTCGCGGCGGGCCGCCGGCTGATCCTGATCGGCCATGCCGGCCATCCGGAAGTCGAAGGCACGATCGGCCAGATTCCGGGCGAGGTCACGCTCGTCCAGAGCGAGGCCGAAGTCGACACGCTGACGCTGCCTGTCGACACGCCGGTCGCGTACGTCACGCAGACGACGCTGTCGGTCGACGATACGCGTGGCATCATCGAAGCGCTGCAGCGCCGTTTCACCGACATCGTCGGCCCGGACACGCGCGACATCTGCTACGCGACGCAGAACCGCCAGGCGGCGGTGCGCGAGCTGAGCGCGCAGGTCGACGTGCTGCTCGTCGTCGGCGCGACGAACAGCTCGAACTCGAACCGGCTGCGCGAGATCGGCACCGAAAGCGGCGTGCCGAGCTATCTCGTCGCCGACGGCTCGGAAGTGAAGGCCGAATGGTTCGCCAACGCGCAGACGGTGGGTCTCACCGCCGGCGCGTCGGCGCCCGAAGAGATGGTCGAGGATGTAATCGGCGCGCTGCGCGCGCTGGGGCCCGTCGAGGTCACGACGATGGCGGGCCGTGAGGAAAAAGTCGAATTCAAGCTGCCGGCGAAGCTCACGCAAGCTGTCGCCCGCGAAGTTTAA
- a CDS encoding glycosyltransferase — MMLAIVFLLSCLSLLIWLVLLVARGGFWRAQPARPLPPDARGAAAEAGWPAVVAVVPARNEADVIARAATSLLEQDYPGAFHLIIVDDHSDDGTADAARAAALAINRADRLTVLTAKPLPAGWSGKVWAQSQGIAAVRTLGLPADYLLLTDADIGHPPDAVAQLVTRAQAEQRDLVSLMVRLRCDSFWEKALIPAFVFFFAKLYPFSWINDPRNKTAGAAGGCMLVKRTALEEAGGIESIRNALIDDCSLAAQIKHRGGGRHPIRLDLADRSVSLRPYDSWRDIWNMIARTAFTQLHYSPWLLAGTLLGMTIIYLVPPVAALAYGARAWPAWLAWASMCTAYAPMLRYYRRSPWWAPALPLVAAFYVGATFASAWRYWRGKGGQWKARVQAPVDR, encoded by the coding sequence ATGATGCTGGCGATCGTGTTCCTGCTGTCCTGCCTGTCGTTGCTGATCTGGCTCGTCCTGCTCGTCGCGCGCGGCGGCTTCTGGCGCGCGCAGCCGGCGCGACCGCTGCCGCCCGACGCGCGCGGTGCGGCGGCCGAGGCCGGCTGGCCGGCCGTCGTCGCGGTCGTGCCGGCGCGCAACGAAGCCGACGTGATCGCCCGCGCGGCGACTTCGCTGCTCGAGCAGGACTATCCCGGCGCGTTTCATCTGATCATCGTCGACGACCACAGCGACGACGGCACCGCCGACGCGGCCCGCGCGGCGGCGCTCGCGATCAACCGCGCCGACCGCCTGACCGTGCTGACCGCGAAGCCGCTGCCGGCCGGCTGGTCGGGCAAGGTGTGGGCGCAGTCGCAGGGGATCGCGGCGGTGCGCACGCTCGGCCTGCCGGCCGACTACCTGCTGCTGACCGACGCCGACATCGGCCATCCGCCGGACGCCGTCGCGCAGCTCGTCACGCGCGCGCAGGCCGAGCAACGCGATCTCGTGTCGCTGATGGTGCGGCTGCGCTGCGATTCGTTCTGGGAAAAGGCGCTGATCCCGGCGTTCGTGTTCTTCTTCGCGAAGCTCTACCCGTTCTCGTGGATCAACGACCCGCGCAACAAGACGGCCGGCGCCGCGGGCGGCTGCATGCTGGTGAAGCGCACGGCGCTCGAGGAGGCGGGCGGCATCGAGTCGATCCGCAACGCGCTGATCGACGACTGCAGCCTCGCCGCGCAGATCAAGCATCGCGGCGGCGGCCGCCATCCGATCCGGCTCGATCTCGCCGACCGCAGCGTGTCGCTGCGTCCGTACGACAGCTGGCGCGACATCTGGAACATGATCGCGCGCACCGCGTTCACGCAGCTCCACTATTCGCCGTGGCTGCTGGCCGGCACGCTGCTCGGCATGACGATCATCTACCTCGTGCCGCCCGTCGCGGCGCTCGCCTACGGCGCGCGCGCGTGGCCGGCCTGGCTCGCATGGGCGTCGATGTGCACCGCCTATGCGCCGATGCTGCGCTACTACCGGCGCTCGCCGTGGTGGGCGCCCGCGCTGCCGCTCGTCGCGGCGTTCTACGTCGGCGCGACGTTCGCGTCCGCGTGGCGCTACTGGCGCGGCAAGGGCGGGCAGTGGAAGGCGCGCGTGCAGGCGCCGGTGGATCGCTGA
- a CDS encoding phage tail protein — protein sequence MNLNDQIDALNAGVDQLLHDQHAAQQAARSAEAFARAAATEAETAAQRHAAAEADAQAAAQRHAQAAAEAEAALQRHTAASAEAQAAAQRHAEATAQADAAVQRHAEATALTEALAQRHADAEAASQRHAAAIAEAEAAAQRHYAAATEADAAAQRHAAATAQAEAAAQRHAVAIAEAEAASQRHTNAIADAQTAAQRQADAAAQAEAVAQRHAEAIAEAEAAAQRHAEATAQADAVTQRHTEAIAQAEAAAQRHAEATAQAEAITQRHTLAIAEAEAAAQRHEKAIADAEALVEAVVNGAASTETAEAVETVEAVETVEAVEIVDAPAAAAAPATDAPAATEAEPAAEPESASALATSEAPAAAAEKSTLHVARPSQNEITLTVNGESITLQPEQLSQLIEELAHARASMQPEQPAGIPAGWRFVSTKNPMMAVQKQANGDRLLVARHTGFGWVPFTFSPDVVIQMYMMLTQR from the coding sequence ATGAACCTGAACGATCAGATCGATGCGCTCAATGCCGGCGTCGATCAGCTCCTGCACGATCAACACGCCGCCCAGCAGGCGGCACGCAGCGCCGAAGCATTCGCGCGCGCCGCCGCGACCGAAGCCGAAACGGCCGCCCAACGTCATGCCGCGGCCGAAGCCGACGCGCAAGCCGCCGCGCAGCGCCATGCCCAAGCGGCCGCCGAGGCCGAAGCCGCGCTGCAGCGCCACACCGCGGCAAGCGCCGAAGCGCAAGCCGCCGCGCAGCGCCACGCCGAGGCCACCGCGCAGGCCGATGCCGCCGTGCAGCGCCACGCGGAAGCGACCGCGCTGACCGAAGCGCTCGCGCAACGCCACGCGGACGCCGAAGCCGCATCGCAGCGCCATGCGGCTGCGATCGCCGAAGCCGAGGCCGCCGCGCAGCGTCACTACGCCGCCGCGACCGAAGCCGACGCCGCTGCACAGCGCCATGCCGCCGCCACCGCGCAAGCCGAAGCCGCTGCGCAACGTCACGCGGTCGCGATCGCCGAGGCGGAAGCCGCTTCGCAGCGCCACACGAATGCGATCGCCGACGCGCAAACCGCCGCGCAACGCCAGGCCGACGCCGCCGCGCAGGCCGAAGCCGTCGCGCAACGCCACGCCGAAGCCATCGCCGAGGCCGAAGCCGCCGCACAACGCCATGCCGAGGCGACCGCGCAAGCCGACGCCGTGACGCAGCGCCACACCGAAGCGATCGCGCAGGCCGAAGCCGCCGCGCAGCGCCATGCGGAGGCGACCGCGCAAGCCGAAGCCATCACGCAGCGCCACACGCTGGCGATCGCGGAAGCCGAAGCCGCCGCGCAGCGTCATGAAAAAGCCATCGCCGACGCCGAAGCGCTCGTCGAAGCCGTCGTCAACGGAGCCGCGTCGACGGAAACTGCGGAAGCGGTGGAGACCGTTGAAGCCGTCGAGACGGTGGAAGCCGTGGAAATCGTGGACGCACCGGCAGCAGCCGCCGCGCCGGCCACCGACGCGCCCGCGGCAACCGAAGCCGAACCCGCCGCGGAACCGGAATCCGCGTCAGCGCTGGCGACTTCCGAGGCCCCCGCCGCTGCGGCGGAGAAATCGACGCTGCACGTGGCCCGCCCGTCGCAGAACGAGATCACGCTGACCGTCAACGGCGAATCGATCACGCTGCAGCCCGAACAGCTGAGCCAGCTGATCGAGGAACTCGCGCACGCGCGCGCGTCGATGCAGCCGGAACAGCCGGCGGGCATCCCGGCCGGCTGGCGGTTCGTGTCGACGAAGAATCCGATGATGGCGGTGCAGAAGCAAGCGAACGGCGACCGCCTGCTGGTCGCGCGCCACACCGGTTTCGGCTGGGTGCCGTTCACGTTCTCGCCGGACGTGGTGATTCAGATGTACATGATGCTCACCCAGCGGTAA